The genome window TGACAAATGACTCAATTAATGTATACGCTACTCCGAGGCGTTTGGCCGTTCTCGTGAAAGGACTGCCAGTTCAGCAATTAGATAGAGAAGAAGAGGTAAAAGGGCCGCCCGCGAGTTCGGCTTTTAAAGACGGCAAACCGACGAAAGCAGCCGAAGGTTTTGCGAAAAAGCAGGGCGTAGAAATTGATGCTTTGGAAGTTCGCGCTACCGATAAAGGCGATTTTGTGTTTGTGCTCAAAAAGATTCCGGGGCGGATGAGTGCGGATATTTTGACAGAACTTGTGCCGCAGTGGATTAATAAGTTAGAAGGCAAAAGATTTATGCGGTGGGCCGACGGAGATTTGAAGTTTCCGCGCCCGATTCGATCGATGGTGGCACTGTTGGATGATACTGTACTGCCAATTACATTGGTGAGCGGTTCGGATACGGTCAAGAGCGATCGAATTTCCCAAGGACACCGGGTGTTATACACCCCCCCTACACCCCAGAAGGAGGGGATATCGCTTCCTACACCCCCCCTTGGCAAGGGGGGGACGGGGGGGGTTTCGATTCCCCAAGCCGAGGATTATGTCGAGTGTATGCGGGCTGCTTGCGTGGAGGTCGATCGAACCCAGCGCAAAAATCTAATTAAAGCACAAGTAGAAGCCGCAGCGACAAAACAAGGCGGTTACGCCGCCATTACCGAAGAATTGTTAGAAGAAGTCACCGACTTAGTAGAATGGCCGAACGCAGTTGTCGGCAAATTTGACGAGGAATTTTTGATATTGCCGCCGGAAGTAATCACCACAATTATTGTTACAAACCAGCGGTATTTTCCCATCCTCAAAAGCCCAGATTATCCCGAACTTCTGCCCTACTTTATTACAATTTCCAACGGCGACCCTGCTAAAGCCGCGATTATTGCCGCCGGTAACGAGCGAGTAGTGCGGGCGAGATTGGCAGACGGTCAGTTTTTCTACAAAGCAGACTTGGTAAAGCCTCTAGAGGATTATTTGCCCAAGTTGGAAACAGTTACTTTCCAGGAAGATTTGGGGACAGTACGCGCAAAGGTCGATCGCCTGTGCAAGATTGCCAGTTTAATTGTCAATCAACTGCAAATCACAGAGGAAGAGCAAGCTGATGTAGCAAGAGCAGCCTTACTTTGCAAAGCCGACCTCGTAACCCAAATGGTTTACGAACTTCCCGAAATGCAAGGAATTATGGGGCAGAAATACGCCTTAGCAAGTGGCGAATCGGAAGCAGTAGCCACAGCGATTTTTGAACATTATTTGCCCAGAGGTGCGGGCGACAATTTGCCCCAAACTCTCACAGGTCAAGTTGTGGGAATAGCCGACAAATTAGATACATTAGTCAGCATCTTCGGTTTGGGAATGTTGCCGACTGGTTCATCCGATCCCTTCGCTTTGCGCCGCGCAGCCAATGCAATAACTAACATTATTTGGGCGGCTCAGTTGCCAGTCAACTTGCACCAGTTGCTCGCAGAAGTTGTTGCCGAATTTACCGCAGCGCGCCCAGAAACACCTGGGGAGTTGCTGGATCAGTTATACGACTTTTTCTTGCAAAGAATTCGGACTTTGTTGCAAGAAGAAAAGAATGTAGATTACGATTTGGTAAATGCAGTTTTGGGAGAAAACGACCCAGAATATACTGAACGAGCATTGAGAGATTTGTTGGACGCACTGGAAAGAGCGCTTTTCCTGCAAGAAATCCGCAATAACAAGACTTTGGATCTGATATACGAAACAGTCAACCGTTCAACTCGTTTGGCAGCTCAAGGTGATTTGGATAAAGTAGAATTGGAACCGAAAAATGCGGTGAAACCTGAGTTATTTCAAAAGTCGTCTGAACAAGCTTTTTACGATGCAGTAGTGCAGTTAGTGCCGCAAACGCTGCTATCCAAACAAACTCGGAATTACCAGCAGTTAGTAGATAGTTTGACAGAAATTGCTCCGACTGTCAGCAACTTTTTCGACGGGCCAGAAAGCGTTTTGGTGATGGATTCTGACCCCGAAATTAAACAAAATCGGTTGAATTTACTGGGTTTGCTGCGGAATCACGCGCGGGTGTTGGCTGACTTTGGGGCGATCGTGAAAAGTTAGAATTGACAAGATTTGAGTCCGCCGGGGGTTGAAAACCTCCGCTTCAGTCCGCCGGGGGTTGAAACCCTCCGCTTCAGTCCGCCGGGGGTTGAAACCCCCGTCTCAAAGCGAAAGTCCTCGCTATGAGGACTGAAACCCTGACATACTAGACTTTTCAGTCAGTTTTAACTCCTATGTTGCACCATTCTCAAATAGCCTTTTGTGAACAGGCTTTTCGGCCTGTGAAGCGAGAAAATTTATCTTTTGTGGAACAGGCCGAAAAGCCTGTTGCTGACAATAGTGCAATATCTCAGTTTTAACTGAC of Oscillatoria nigro-viridis PCC 7112 contains these proteins:
- the glyS gene encoding glycine--tRNA ligase subunit beta; this encodes MANFLLEIGTEELPASFVSGSAQQWQRLVPASLAEESLTNDSINVYATPRRLAVLVKGLPVQQLDREEEVKGPPASSAFKDGKPTKAAEGFAKKQGVEIDALEVRATDKGDFVFVLKKIPGRMSADILTELVPQWINKLEGKRFMRWADGDLKFPRPIRSMVALLDDTVLPITLVSGSDTVKSDRISQGHRVLYTPPTPQKEGISLPTPPLGKGGTGGVSIPQAEDYVECMRAACVEVDRTQRKNLIKAQVEAAATKQGGYAAITEELLEEVTDLVEWPNAVVGKFDEEFLILPPEVITTIIVTNQRYFPILKSPDYPELLPYFITISNGDPAKAAIIAAGNERVVRARLADGQFFYKADLVKPLEDYLPKLETVTFQEDLGTVRAKVDRLCKIASLIVNQLQITEEEQADVARAALLCKADLVTQMVYELPEMQGIMGQKYALASGESEAVATAIFEHYLPRGAGDNLPQTLTGQVVGIADKLDTLVSIFGLGMLPTGSSDPFALRRAANAITNIIWAAQLPVNLHQLLAEVVAEFTAARPETPGELLDQLYDFFLQRIRTLLQEEKNVDYDLVNAVLGENDPEYTERALRDLLDALERALFLQEIRNNKTLDLIYETVNRSTRLAAQGDLDKVELEPKNAVKPELFQKSSEQAFYDAVVQLVPQTLLSKQTRNYQQLVDSLTEIAPTVSNFFDGPESVLVMDSDPEIKQNRLNLLGLLRNHARVLADFGAIVKS